A genome region from Tenebrio molitor chromosome 4, icTenMoli1.1, whole genome shotgun sequence includes the following:
- the LOC138127532 gene encoding uncharacterized protein produces MASTNQPGQGVNYEVVVSALFSLRLCMDDKIADFKLETNETPEKTENSEQNFKFDDIIIEITPKTGDKYYFAIQLKHAEKAEKNLQPTGFTSGKEAKNPKEQTGNFVMNMYCKSSFCNSVIDCERAKCQTINCQEIHCSVPYCKLAHRKIIEIERKPSTFYYILYSNRGFDPEKMDKVKDFKMEKFSQCKGIHILSTNRDEIYKFKTKVETPETENVKKGDYEEFFKRFSLYLGQKNAQGVEKEIEKEFEEKFGSARWAANYIEFFKHCHDGLYRDRKVDKETVRIQLIDLLLPMERMSFRSDACLTDFQEMTKTVKLTVVNLDATSCEDYFIQPPIDVSPPSRTEVLRSAKNAKIVKKSEEEISSQAEIKTFFYCFERPIVVKYVKTKSVDEAIKLCVRAHQIHLVVLGDVDASEFTQEKVFQNLKDIYDTDQNLGGQVFDGLTVALRTNKSVPLKSLVESANVSPFVTSANILQMLNGKYHIGEASLPDDVYVPRQVEQADLNVQDAEIFQHFAAGNYLVCGESGSGKTELLKFLCRNCPLDELTVFVSFKHNKIFLQEHTVDGYLDKFLDIAAEQHSLRAKLRRACKEKKRVLFLFDALDEAFDKPRAINCLKMVQEAGFRFWVASRTSTRPDLEQALNVTVLNIKTLQAEDQRNYVREKMKGLYSPEVIQSTVEEIDAIRSKRSEHQQLLELPLNLNMLIKICNESDGRLLGDNLVVTDLYRALVEGNFSHYLKKQEIIPSESPILDFLKFYFWQQYEKAAIKCCRFEQMVKKIQIHDSYYEAFIDYVDAHKEDPLGVIRKSEENSLEFMHKSYAEFFVALWISKNFEHVEDLKSVIFRDEHANVRYFLDLLLADGHPLFLAVLHKKLQEIDQHRGRIMETDKGKRNALHLACSQTGTDPDWEQVVRKVLSLHQTPTILHSTDALYNMTPADYCGRLNNVLHAVILRRTGFDLEPDTIYKIFDHALAHNDVALFEEVMTEHCTAEYLASHTEALLTAIERRYSRLVELFLEKVDVLDVVTSSGRVPLYVAIKSRCDDIVVALVNRQVSPDFFDDGFTPLQLSVALGNLNVCRYLAKSCGVNVDEVANGFAPLHVAVLHHQIDAVRLLLTEFGAGVDLECSSADLPVDDIANEIVPPMWEVVASEEKRSALDLAVDCGYDDVVAFLLERGATSVKYNSCDDYVGLAVENKRILIEVIGSN; encoded by the exons ATGGCATCAACG AACCAACCGGGCCAAGGGGTGAACTACGAGGTCGTCGTGTCCGCCCTGTTCTCCCTCAGATTGTGCATGGACGACAAAATCGCCGATTTCAAGCTGGAAACGAACGAAACTCCCGAAAAGACAGAGAACTCAGAGCAAAACTTCAAATTCGACGACATCATCATCGAAATCACCCCGAAAACGGGTGACAAGTACTATTTCGCCATTCAGCTGAAACATGCTGAAAAAGCAGAGAAAAATCTCCAACCCACGGGCTTCACTTCCGGGAAAGAGGCGAAAAATCCAAAGGAACAAACTGGAAATTTCGTGATGAACATGTACTGCAAGTCGAGCTTCTGCAATTCGGTCATCGACTGTGAGCGTGCCAAGTGTCAGACGATCAACTGTCAAGAGATTCACTGTTCGGTACCTTATTGTAAACTAGCCCACCGGAAAATAATAGAAATCGAGAGGAAACCGAGCACGTTCTACTACATTCTCTACAGCAACAGAGGTTTCGATCCGGAGAAAATGGATAAAGTGAAAGATTTCAAGATGGAGAAATTTTCACAGTGCAAGGGCATACATATTTTGAGCACAAATCGAGACGAGAtctacaaatttaaaacaaaagtaGAGACGCCGGAGACCGAAAATGTGAAGAAAGGCGACTACGAAGAGTTTTTCAAAAGGTTTTCGCTCTACTTAGGTCAGAAGAACGCCCAAGGCGTAGAAAAAGAAATCGAGAAGGAATTCGAAGAGAAATTCGGATCGGCGAGATGGGCCGCTAACTACATAGAGTTCTTCAAACACTGTCACGACGGTCTATATAGAGACAGAAAAGTAGACAAAGAGACGGTGAGGATTCAGTTAATCGACTTGCTGCTGCCCATGGAAAGAATGTCCTTCCGGAGTGACGCATGCTTGACCGACTTCCAAGAAATGACGAAGACAGTCAAGTTGACCGTTGTAAACCTGGATGCAACGTCTTGTGAAGACTACTTTATACAGCCACCGATCGATGTCAGTCCACCTTCACGGACCGAAGTGCTTCGTTCAGCCAAAAATGCAAAGATTGTTAAAAAGTCTGAAGAAGAAATAAGTTCGCAGGCAGAAATCAAGACGTTTTTCTATTGTTTCGAAAGACCAATCGTTGTGAAATATGTCAAGACGAAGTCCGTCGATGAGGCGATAAAGTTGTGTGTGAGAGCGCACCAGATTCACTTGGTAGTGTTAGGTGACGTGGATGCGTCAGAATTTACACAAGAGAAGGTTTTTCAAAATCTGAAGGACATCTACGACACCGATCAAAATCTCGGTGGTCAAGTCTTCGACGGACTTACCGTAGCGTTAAGAACAAACAAATCAGTTCCGCTGAAAAGTCTAGTAGAATCCGCGAATGTTTCCCCTTTTGTAACAAGCGCCAACATTCTGCAAATGTTGAACGGAAAGTACCACATCGGGGAAGCTTCACTCCCAGATGACGTGTACGTGCCTCGTCAAGTCGAACAGGCCGACCTCAACGTGCAAGACGCGGAAATTTTCCAGCACTTCGCAGCAGGGAACTACCTGGTTTGCGGCGAGTCCGGATCGGGGAAGACAGAACTGTTGAAGTTCTTGTGCCGGAATTGCCCCTTGGACGAGCTGACAGTGTTCGTGAGCTTCAAGCACAACAAGATTTTTCTGCAAGAGCACACCGTCGACGGTTACCTCGACAAGTTTTTGGACATCGCCGCGGAACAACACAGTCTACGAGCCAAGCTCAGGCGCGCCTGCAAAGAGAAAAAGCGCGTTTTGTTTCTGTTCGACGCGTTGGACGAGGCGTTCGACAAGCCGCGAGCGATCAACTGTTTAAAGATGGTGCAAGAGGCAGGCTTTCGATTTTGGGTGGCTTCGCGGACTAGCACTCGACCAGATCTCGAGCAAGCTCTGAATGTGACGGTGCTAAACATCAAGACTCTGCAAGCGGAAGACCAAAGAAATTACGTGCGGGAGAAAATGAAGGGATTGTACAGTCCAGAAGTCATCCAGAGCACTGTGGAGGAGATCGACGCGATCAGAAGCAAGAGGTCAGAGCACCAGCAGCTGTTGGAGCTGCCGCTCAACTTGAACATGTTGATCAAGATATGCAACGAGAGCGATGGTCGACTCTTGGGGGACAATCTGGTAGTTACCGACTTGTACCGAGCGCTCGTCGAAGGAAACTTCTCCCATTACTTGAAGAAGCAGGAGATTATTCCGTCGGAAAGTCCGATTCTCGACTTCTTGAAGTTCTACTTTTGGCAACAGTACGAAAAGGCCGCCATCAAGTGTTGTCGTTTCGAACAGATGGTGAAGAAAATCCAGATACACGACTCCTACTACGAGGCTTTCATCGACTACGTCGACGCCCACAAAGAAGACCCTTTGGGAGTAATACGCAAAAGTGAGGAAAACTCTTTGGAATTCATGCACAAGAGCTACGCCGAGTTTTTCGTCGCTTTGTggatttccaaaaattttgaacacgTGGAAGATTTGAAAAGTGTTATCTTTAGAGACGAACACGCGAACGTCAGGTACTTCTTGGACTTGTTGCTGGCCGACGGCCATCCGCTCTTCCTCGCGGTTCTGCACAAGAAATTACAGGAGATCGACCAGCACCGAGGAAGAATCATGGAAACGGACAAAGGAAAACGCAACGCTCTGCACCTGGCGTGCTCCCAAACCGGTACCGATCCGGATTGGGAACAAGTCGTGAGGAAGGTCTTGTCGCTTCACCAAACACCCACAATCCTGCACTCCACCGACGCTTTGTACAACATGACCCCGGCAGACTACTGCGGCAGACTGAACAACGTCCTTCACGCGGTCATCCTGCGAAGGACAGGCTTCGACTTGGAGCCGGACACGATCTACAAGATCTTCGACCACGCCTTGGCGCACAACGATGTCGCGCTCTTCGAAGAGGTCATGACAGAACACTGCACTGCCGAGTACTTGGCGTCGCACACCGAGGCCTTGTTGACAGCGATCGAGCGGCGCTACTCGCGCCTCGTCGAGCTGTTTCTCGAGAAAGTGGACGTTCTCGATGTGGTCACCTCTTCGGGGAGAGTGCCGCTGTACGTTGCCATCAAGAGCCGATGCGACGACATCGTTGTGGCGTTGGTGAACCGCCAGGTCAGTCCGGACTTCTTCGACGACGGTTTCACGCCGCTCCAGTTGAGCGTCGCCCTGGGGAATCTGAACGTTTGCAGATATCTGGCCAAGAGTTGTGGAGTTAACGTGGATGAGGTCGCCAACGGATTTGCTCCCTTGCATGTTGCCGTCTTGCACCACCAAATCGACGCGGTCCGTCTTTTGCTGACAGAATTCGGAGCTGGTGTTGACCTCGAGTGCTCGAGTGCAGACTTGCCGGTGGACGACATCGCCAACGAAATCGTGCCTCCGATGTGGGAAGTGGTCGCCAGCGAAGAAAAGAGGAGTGCTCTTGATTTGGCCGTCGACTGCGGGTATGATGACGTTGTTGCCTTCTTACTAGAGAGAGGCGCCACCAGCGTCAAATACAACAGTTGTGACGACTACGTGGGCTTAGCTGTCgaaaacaaaagaattttGATCGAGGTGATCGGTTCAAATTaa
- the LOC138127531 gene encoding probable multidrug resistance-associated protein lethal(2)03659 isoform X2 — MRNDKNKPKTHPKESANFFSHLFFCWQLPIIFGRKKEFTEDDLYPTVEDQESRLLGDKLERAWRKEVKSKQNPSLARVVAKVFGPKVLFYNFILFPFDLAITLLQPLFLKKLLDYYTPGQTDTTQSQAFCYAAAIVALSSLFTLFYQFTFLETSLLGMKVRVACSSLIYRKCLQMKKTTFQDVTTGKVISLLSRDVYQFDEVFSKMYYLWMSPVKIIFCGFYLNYVFGGTAVVGICIIIVYFLSLLYLLKIRSHTRWQIATKTDRRIRLMNDIISGIKIIKTHTWERPFTKLVDSARRQEVKYTTIINLSRITANMVKFYISKLCVFVCVLAVVVTTLPLTPQYIFSLTNIFDNLVQTTVSNLYLALVRIADGRVSCERITKFLLLNCDCLSENEKTKGEIGGGGISKISNHLQKPSGIRVKNAHFKWDRSLNQSTLNDVNFSALIGERVAVVGPAGSGKSTLLQVILDEIDLVEGSVEVCGTIAYAAQEPWIFTGSVKQNILFGREMDEEKYSRVMKMCALQYDLSLFPFGDDTLVGERGVMLSGGQKARINLARAVYTDADIYLLDDPLSAVDSHVAQQIFHECIQEYLRHKCVVLVTHQLQFLQNVTKIYLLETKKPIAVTKFDELYKTKSQLFGNSTKSSPSAEKTTLETCHLPCEVKEHRSHGSGANNYKNYWLAGRHWMMSSLVLFLCVATQALSCSIDYFITFWVNEEQSKKSSSLSEESSKYYLYIYGVLMAMLLFGTHLSSWAYVKYCRKISTNLHDLMLDSVLHSGIKFFNDHASGRILNRFSKDMGHIDEQIPSRLSDVFTNAILVIGMTITISILNDWMILWALFFYILFFSFIFFYGPVNTSLRRTEGVARSPIFTHVTSTIEGLSTIRATKAQEIMQQEFDTRQNLHSSAFYLVRTVFFSFSFWTDVISVFYIGLVTWSFFFLKESFVGNIGLSISLSALFGKLIQRGMTQWGNVNSDITSTERVLEYVNLAPEQDEGDASPPGSWCKKGDIIFREVSLRYNPDTPPVLDRVSFAIRCGERIGIVGRTGAGKSSLISVLFRLFDFEGEVIIDDVNTKSLSLNSLRSNMSIIPQEPVLFLGTLRKNLDPFGEFADLQIWTALEEVQLKDVITRLPSGLDSLVLEGGSNFSAGQRQLLCLVRTILRDTRIIVLDEATANVDLRTDELIQSTIRRRFQGCTVLTIAHRLNTIMDSDRILVMDAGRVAAFGRPQDLMNESSAFQDL, encoded by the exons ATGAGAAATGACAAGAATAAACCTAAAACACATCCAAAAGAGAGCGCAAATTTTTTCTCACACTTGTTTTTTTG CTGGCAACTACCGATAATCTTCGGTCGGAAGAAAGAGTTCACCGAAGACGATCTCTATCCGACAGTCGAAGATCAGGAGTCGCGACTGTTGGGCGACAAACTCGAACGCGCTTGGCGAAAGGAAGTGAAATCCAAACAAAATCCTTCTTTGGCTCGTGTTGTGGCAAAAGTGTTTGGACCAAAAGTGTTGTTTTACAATTTCATACTGTTTCCTTTCGATCTAGCAATCAC TTTACTCCAACCCTTGTTCTTAAAGAAATTGCTGGATTATTACACTCCTGGTCAGACAGACACAACCCAGAGTCAAGCATTTTGCTACGCCGCAGCCATCGTAGCTCTTTCCTCTCTTTTCACCTTATTCTACCAGTTCACTTTCTTGGAAACGAGCCTTCTGGGAATGAAGGTTCGAGTTGCTTGTTCGTCGCTGATCTACAGGAAATGTTTACAAATGAAGAAAACCACCTTCCAGGACGTTACCACAGGGAAAGTCATCAGTTTATTGTCCCGTGACGTCTACCAGTTCGACgaagttttctcaaaaatgtaTTACTTGTGGATGAGTCCTGTGAAGATCATCTTCTGTGGGTTTTATTTAAACTACGTGTTTGGTGGTACCGCTGTGGTGGGAATCTGCAttataatagtttattttctgTCTCTAT TGTATTTGCTTAAAATAAGAAGTCACACCAGATGGCAGATAGCAACAAAAACAGATAGAAGAATTCGTTTGATGAACGATATTATCTCTGGCatcaaaataatcaaaacgCATACTTGGGAACGTCCATTTACTAAATTAGTGGACAGCGCTAGAAG ACAGGAAGTTAAatacacaacaataataaacctcTCACGCATTACCGCCAATATGGTCAAATTCTACATCTCCAAACTCTGTGTCTTTGTCTGTGTCTTGGCAGTCGTGGTGACTACTTTACCACTAACACCACAGTACATCTTTTCCTTGActaatatttttgacaatttagtTCAAACaacagtttcaaatttgtatctAGCGTTGGTAAGAATTGCTGATGGTAGAGTTTCTTGTGAAAGAATTACAAAATTCTTGCTGTTAAATTGTGACTGCTTGAGCGAAAATGAGAAAACCAAGGGAGAAATAGGTGGTGGTGGTATTTCCAAAATATCAAACCATCTGCAGAAACCTTCAGGAATTCGCGTGAAAAACGCCCACTTCAAGTGGGATCGTTCCTTGAACCAAAGTACTTTGAATGATGTTAATTTTAGCGCGCTCATTGGAGAAAGAGTTGCTGTTGTTGGTCCAGCTGGAAGTGGAAAATCAACTCTGCTGCAAGTCATACTCGACGAGATTGATCTGGTCGAAGGAAGTGTTGAAGTTTGCGGTACCATCGCGTACGCGGCGCAAGAACCGTGGATCTTCACAGGAAGTGTCAAACAGAATATCTTGTTTGGGAGAGAAATGGACGAGGAGAAGTACTCAAGAGTGATGAAAATGTGCGCTCTGCAGTACGACCTCTCTCTTTTTCCTTTTGGTGATGACACCTTAGTCGGAGAGAGAGGAGTCATGTTGAGTGGAGGCCAAAAAGCTAGAATCAATCTGGCTAGAGCTGTGTACACCGATGCGGACATCTATCTTCTAGATGACCCTCTATCGGCAGTTGACTCTCACGTAGCTCAACAAATCTTCCACGAGTGCATCCAAGAGTACTTGAGACACAAATGCGTGGTCTTGGTGACTCACCAACTGCAGTTTCTTCAAAACGTGACCAAAATATATCTACTAGAAACGAAGAAACCAATTGCAGTGACGAAATTTGATGAATTGTATAAAACGAAGAGTCAACTTTTTGGCAACAGTACCAAATCTTCACCAAGCGCGGAGAAAACGACACTGGAAACTTGTCATCTGCCATGTGAGGTCAAGGAACATAGGAGTCATGGTTCTGGTgcaaataattacaaaaattattggCTGGCTGGGCGTCACTGGATGATGTCCAGTTTGGTACTTTTCTTATGCGTAGCTACCCAAGCGTTAAGCTGCTCGATTGATTACTTCATCACTTTCTGGGTCAACGAAGAACAGTCGAAGAAATCGTCTTCATTATCAGAAGAATCATCCAAGTACTATTTGTACATCTATGGAGTTCTTATGGCGATGCTACTCTTCGGAACTCACTTAAGTTCTTGGGCTTACGTGAAGTATTGCAGGAAGATATCGACAAACTTACACGATTTGATGCTTGACAGTGTTCTTCACAGTGGAATTAAATTCTTCAACGACCACGCTTCTGGAAGGATTTTAAATCGGTTTTCTAAGGATATGGGACATATTGACGAACAGATTCCATCTAGACTTTCAGATGTCTTTACCAACGCAATCCTCGTCATTGGAATGACGATCACAATATCGATCTTAAATGACTGGATGATTCTATGGGCACTGTTCTTCTACATTCTTTTCTTCagctttatatttttttatggacCTGTCAATACGAGCCTTCGAAGAACAGAAGGAGTTG CAAGAAGTCCGATTTTTACTCACGTGACTTCTACCATAGAAGGTCTAAGTACAATCAGAGCCACAAAAGCTCAAGAAATAATGCAACAAGAATTCGACACACGCCAAAATCTGCACAGTTCTGCTTTCTACTTGGTCCGGACTGtattcttcagtttttctttttggaCAGATGTGATTTCCGTCTTTTACATTGGTTTAGTGACTTGGAGCTTCTTTTTTCTCAAAG AAAGTTTTGTTGGGAATATAGGACTTAGTATTAGTCTGTCGGCACTTTTTGGAAAGCTAATACAACGAGGAATGACGCAATGGGGCAATGTTAACTccgacataacctcaactGAACGAGTGTTGGAGTATGTAAATCTGGCTCCAGAACAAGACGAAGGAGATGCTTCACCTCCAGGCTCTTGGTGCAAGAAAGGAGACATAATCTTCCGAGAAGTGTCGCTGCGCTACAATCCTGACACTCCTCCTGTTCTCGACAGAGTGTCTTTTGCGATTCGCTGTGGCGAAAGAATTGGAATTGTTGGCAGAACCGGTGCTGGAAAATCTTCTCTGATCTCTGTTTTGTTCCGCCTGTTCGATTTCGAAGGAGAAGTTATCATCGACGACGTCAACACCAAATCACTATCTCTCAACAGTCTTCGTTCCAACATGTCGATCATTCCTCAAGAACCAGTTTTGTTCTTGGGCACGCTTCGCAAAAACTTGGATCCTTTCGGTGAATTCGCCGATTTGCAGATCTGGACCGCTTTGGAGGAAGTCCAATTGAAAGACGTGATCACCAGGTTGCCCTCAGGTCTGGACAGTCTCGTCCTCGAAGGCGGTTCTAACTTCAGCGCGGGACAAAGGCAGTTGTTGTGTTTGGTCCGAACCATCCTTCGCGACACCAGAATTATTGTTTTGGACGAAGCCACAGCCAACGTCGACTTGAGAACCGACGAACTGATACAAAGCACCATCAGGAGGAGGTTTCAAGGTTGTACAGTGCTGACAATAGCGCATCGACTGAATACCATCATGGATTCCGACAGGATTTTGGTAATGGATGCTGGACGCGTTGCTGCATTTGGCAGACCTCAAGACTTGATGAATGAGTCTAGTGCGTTTCAAGAtttgtaa
- the LOC138127531 gene encoding probable multidrug resistance-associated protein lethal(2)03659 isoform X1, with the protein MRNDKNKPKTHPKESANFFSHLFFCWQLPIIFGRKKEFTEDDLYPTVEDQESRLLGDKLERAWRKEVKSKQNPSLARVVAKVFGPKVLFYNFILFPFDLAITLLQPLFLKKLLDYYTPGQTDTTQSQAFCYAAAIVALSSLFTLFYQFTFLETSLLGMKVRVACSSLIYRKCLQMKKTTFQDVTTGKVISLLSRDVYQFDEVFSKMYYLWMSPVKIIFCGFYLNYVFGGTAVVGICIIIVYFLSLLYLLKIRSHTRWQIATKTDRRIRLMNDIISGIKIIKTHTWERPFTKLVDSARRQEVKYTTIINLSRITANMVKFYISKLCVFVCVLAVVVTTLPLTPQYIFSLTNIFDNLVQTTVSNLYLALVRIADGRVSCERITKFLLLNCDCLSENEKTKGEIGGGGISKISNHLQKPSGIRVKNAHFKWDRSLNQSTLNDVNFSALIGERVAVVGPAGSGKSTLLQVILDEIDLVEGSVEVCGTIAYAAQEPWIFTGSVKQNILFGREMDEEKYSRVMKMCALQYDLSLFPFGDDTLVGERGVMLSGGQKARINLARAVYTDADIYLLDDPLSAVDSHVAQQIFHECIQEYLRHKCVVLVTHQLQFLQNVTKIYLLETKKPIAVTKFDELYKTKSQLFGNSTKSSPSAEKTTLETCHLPCEVKEHRSHGSGANNYKNYWLAGRHWMMSSLVLFLCVATQALSCSIDYFITFWVNEEQSKKSSSLSEESSKYYLYIYGVLMAMLLFGTHLSSWAYVKYCRKISTNLHDLMLDSVLHSGIKFFNDHASGRILNRFSKDMGHIDEQIPSRLSDVFTNAILVIGMTITISILNDWMILWALFFYILFFSFIFFYGPVNTSLRRTEGVGKTLVSMKLPKSSFLVLLARSPIFTHVTSTIEGLSTIRATKAQEIMQQEFDTRQNLHSSAFYLVRTVFFSFSFWTDVISVFYIGLVTWSFFFLKESFVGNIGLSISLSALFGKLIQRGMTQWGNVNSDITSTERVLEYVNLAPEQDEGDASPPGSWCKKGDIIFREVSLRYNPDTPPVLDRVSFAIRCGERIGIVGRTGAGKSSLISVLFRLFDFEGEVIIDDVNTKSLSLNSLRSNMSIIPQEPVLFLGTLRKNLDPFGEFADLQIWTALEEVQLKDVITRLPSGLDSLVLEGGSNFSAGQRQLLCLVRTILRDTRIIVLDEATANVDLRTDELIQSTIRRRFQGCTVLTIAHRLNTIMDSDRILVMDAGRVAAFGRPQDLMNESSAFQDL; encoded by the exons ATGAGAAATGACAAGAATAAACCTAAAACACATCCAAAAGAGAGCGCAAATTTTTTCTCACACTTGTTTTTTTG CTGGCAACTACCGATAATCTTCGGTCGGAAGAAAGAGTTCACCGAAGACGATCTCTATCCGACAGTCGAAGATCAGGAGTCGCGACTGTTGGGCGACAAACTCGAACGCGCTTGGCGAAAGGAAGTGAAATCCAAACAAAATCCTTCTTTGGCTCGTGTTGTGGCAAAAGTGTTTGGACCAAAAGTGTTGTTTTACAATTTCATACTGTTTCCTTTCGATCTAGCAATCAC TTTACTCCAACCCTTGTTCTTAAAGAAATTGCTGGATTATTACACTCCTGGTCAGACAGACACAACCCAGAGTCAAGCATTTTGCTACGCCGCAGCCATCGTAGCTCTTTCCTCTCTTTTCACCTTATTCTACCAGTTCACTTTCTTGGAAACGAGCCTTCTGGGAATGAAGGTTCGAGTTGCTTGTTCGTCGCTGATCTACAGGAAATGTTTACAAATGAAGAAAACCACCTTCCAGGACGTTACCACAGGGAAAGTCATCAGTTTATTGTCCCGTGACGTCTACCAGTTCGACgaagttttctcaaaaatgtaTTACTTGTGGATGAGTCCTGTGAAGATCATCTTCTGTGGGTTTTATTTAAACTACGTGTTTGGTGGTACCGCTGTGGTGGGAATCTGCAttataatagtttattttctgTCTCTAT TGTATTTGCTTAAAATAAGAAGTCACACCAGATGGCAGATAGCAACAAAAACAGATAGAAGAATTCGTTTGATGAACGATATTATCTCTGGCatcaaaataatcaaaacgCATACTTGGGAACGTCCATTTACTAAATTAGTGGACAGCGCTAGAAG ACAGGAAGTTAAatacacaacaataataaacctcTCACGCATTACCGCCAATATGGTCAAATTCTACATCTCCAAACTCTGTGTCTTTGTCTGTGTCTTGGCAGTCGTGGTGACTACTTTACCACTAACACCACAGTACATCTTTTCCTTGActaatatttttgacaatttagtTCAAACaacagtttcaaatttgtatctAGCGTTGGTAAGAATTGCTGATGGTAGAGTTTCTTGTGAAAGAATTACAAAATTCTTGCTGTTAAATTGTGACTGCTTGAGCGAAAATGAGAAAACCAAGGGAGAAATAGGTGGTGGTGGTATTTCCAAAATATCAAACCATCTGCAGAAACCTTCAGGAATTCGCGTGAAAAACGCCCACTTCAAGTGGGATCGTTCCTTGAACCAAAGTACTTTGAATGATGTTAATTTTAGCGCGCTCATTGGAGAAAGAGTTGCTGTTGTTGGTCCAGCTGGAAGTGGAAAATCAACTCTGCTGCAAGTCATACTCGACGAGATTGATCTGGTCGAAGGAAGTGTTGAAGTTTGCGGTACCATCGCGTACGCGGCGCAAGAACCGTGGATCTTCACAGGAAGTGTCAAACAGAATATCTTGTTTGGGAGAGAAATGGACGAGGAGAAGTACTCAAGAGTGATGAAAATGTGCGCTCTGCAGTACGACCTCTCTCTTTTTCCTTTTGGTGATGACACCTTAGTCGGAGAGAGAGGAGTCATGTTGAGTGGAGGCCAAAAAGCTAGAATCAATCTGGCTAGAGCTGTGTACACCGATGCGGACATCTATCTTCTAGATGACCCTCTATCGGCAGTTGACTCTCACGTAGCTCAACAAATCTTCCACGAGTGCATCCAAGAGTACTTGAGACACAAATGCGTGGTCTTGGTGACTCACCAACTGCAGTTTCTTCAAAACGTGACCAAAATATATCTACTAGAAACGAAGAAACCAATTGCAGTGACGAAATTTGATGAATTGTATAAAACGAAGAGTCAACTTTTTGGCAACAGTACCAAATCTTCACCAAGCGCGGAGAAAACGACACTGGAAACTTGTCATCTGCCATGTGAGGTCAAGGAACATAGGAGTCATGGTTCTGGTgcaaataattacaaaaattattggCTGGCTGGGCGTCACTGGATGATGTCCAGTTTGGTACTTTTCTTATGCGTAGCTACCCAAGCGTTAAGCTGCTCGATTGATTACTTCATCACTTTCTGGGTCAACGAAGAACAGTCGAAGAAATCGTCTTCATTATCAGAAGAATCATCCAAGTACTATTTGTACATCTATGGAGTTCTTATGGCGATGCTACTCTTCGGAACTCACTTAAGTTCTTGGGCTTACGTGAAGTATTGCAGGAAGATATCGACAAACTTACACGATTTGATGCTTGACAGTGTTCTTCACAGTGGAATTAAATTCTTCAACGACCACGCTTCTGGAAGGATTTTAAATCGGTTTTCTAAGGATATGGGACATATTGACGAACAGATTCCATCTAGACTTTCAGATGTCTTTACCAACGCAATCCTCGTCATTGGAATGACGATCACAATATCGATCTTAAATGACTGGATGATTCTATGGGCACTGTTCTTCTACATTCTTTTCTTCagctttatatttttttatggacCTGTCAATACGAGCCTTCGAAGAACAGAAGGAGTTGGTAAGACTTTAGTCTCGATGAAGCTTCCGAAGTCCTCATTTCTTGTGTTATTAGCAAGAAGTCCGATTTTTACTCACGTGACTTCTACCATAGAAGGTCTAAGTACAATCAGAGCCACAAAAGCTCAAGAAATAATGCAACAAGAATTCGACACACGCCAAAATCTGCACAGTTCTGCTTTCTACTTGGTCCGGACTGtattcttcagtttttctttttggaCAGATGTGATTTCCGTCTTTTACATTGGTTTAGTGACTTGGAGCTTCTTTTTTCTCAAAG AAAGTTTTGTTGGGAATATAGGACTTAGTATTAGTCTGTCGGCACTTTTTGGAAAGCTAATACAACGAGGAATGACGCAATGGGGCAATGTTAACTccgacataacctcaactGAACGAGTGTTGGAGTATGTAAATCTGGCTCCAGAACAAGACGAAGGAGATGCTTCACCTCCAGGCTCTTGGTGCAAGAAAGGAGACATAATCTTCCGAGAAGTGTCGCTGCGCTACAATCCTGACACTCCTCCTGTTCTCGACAGAGTGTCTTTTGCGATTCGCTGTGGCGAAAGAATTGGAATTGTTGGCAGAACCGGTGCTGGAAAATCTTCTCTGATCTCTGTTTTGTTCCGCCTGTTCGATTTCGAAGGAGAAGTTATCATCGACGACGTCAACACCAAATCACTATCTCTCAACAGTCTTCGTTCCAACATGTCGATCATTCCTCAAGAACCAGTTTTGTTCTTGGGCACGCTTCGCAAAAACTTGGATCCTTTCGGTGAATTCGCCGATTTGCAGATCTGGACCGCTTTGGAGGAAGTCCAATTGAAAGACGTGATCACCAGGTTGCCCTCAGGTCTGGACAGTCTCGTCCTCGAAGGCGGTTCTAACTTCAGCGCGGGACAAAGGCAGTTGTTGTGTTTGGTCCGAACCATCCTTCGCGACACCAGAATTATTGTTTTGGACGAAGCCACAGCCAACGTCGACTTGAGAACCGACGAACTGATACAAAGCACCATCAGGAGGAGGTTTCAAGGTTGTACAGTGCTGACAATAGCGCATCGACTGAATACCATCATGGATTCCGACAGGATTTTGGTAATGGATGCTGGACGCGTTGCTGCATTTGGCAGACCTCAAGACTTGATGAATGAGTCTAGTGCGTTTCAAGAtttgtaa